The stretch of DNA AGTGTGATGACGTTCGAGAGGTCTGCACGATACTCGGGGTAGTCACGCCATGAGAGTGCGTGAGCGACATCGAGCAGTCCGGGATGGTCAACACCTGAAATAGGGCAGTGCTGATTGTACCGTGCGAGAGTAATCTTCCGAAACCCAGGGTCAACCGCCCTCAGTATTCCATACTCACCTCTCGGTGGAATGATATTCTTCAGCCCGAATTTCAGGATAGATGTCCTATCGCTCCGGTTGAATAGGGAATTAAGGTATCGGGGTGACTTTGGGGAGATATGGGATGCTCGGCTGTACCCTTGCTGCTCAAGCTTTTTAGTACAAGCGTAGGGTGTCTCAGTTCCGCCTAGCAGGCTAGACGGTGAGCGAATTGGAGTTCCTAGGAAACTAGGAGAATTCTGCAGAGTACATTAGGAGAGAATACACCATGAATAGAGACTACATTACGATCGAAGACGATGTTGAGAGAGTACACTTCCCAATCAAGTTCTATCTTCAGAGAGGATGGTCACCCCTTTACATCGATGGGAATTGGGAGGCGGTGGCAGTCACTGATGAAGAAGAATGGCCAAACGTATTGGTCGACGAGGAAACAGAAGAGTTCCTCCTCACCACGTATGACCCGCCAAGTCGTCCCCGTGTGTTTGAGGTGAACGTCGTACGAGACACTGAGTTGGGGTACATAGTGAATTGGCTAATCCATCCCGACGAACGAAAACGGTGGCTGCGTGACGATGCGGTGAATCTAACCACCCGAGATGAGTTCAGCATCGCAGATATAGAGATACCGGAAGAAAAGCCATTTGTCATGGATGTGTTTTCTGAAAACCCGTTCTCGTGGGAACTCGTGATCTGGTTCGTTGATGAACGGTTCTTGGACGAAGTAATCAGCAAGTATACCCCGTTTTCCACTGGCTCAACG from Haladaptatus sp. ZSTT2 encodes:
- a CDS encoding HNH endonuclease; this encodes MQNSPSFLGTPIRSPSSLLGGTETPYACTKKLEQQGYSRASHISPKSPRYLNSLFNRSDRTSILKFGLKNIIPPRGEYGILRAVDPGFRKITLARYNQHCPISGVDHPGLLDVAHALSWRDYPEYRADLSNVITLSKTHHAAFDRELYTIDADYRLLVNPTFETQSDLLKRTILDNAGERLPLLVAGFSSDYLAQHNAGLEWV